Genomic window (Cucumis sativus cultivar 9930 chromosome 2, Cucumber_9930_V3, whole genome shotgun sequence):
AAATGCACCCAAGGAACCAGTAACAAGCAGCAGCTATGGAAGGCTGGACACAACAGGATTGAGGTCATCTTACTCCCAGTTGGCTGCTTCAGGTTCATCCTttacttcatcttctttatcTTCACAGTCATATGGTGGATATGGGTCTTCTGGTTTAGGAGGCTACACTACCTTCAGGCTCTGAATTGATTGATCTGCATTGATCCATATCCACTTGGATTAGTGGATCCGTTTCGGATTCATTAATCCTTGCTAAAGAGAATGAATGAATTATGTTGGAATGTAGTTGTTGTAAAGTCAGCCTGAGTTAGTTAAAaacattctcttttctttttcttttaaccctCTTTGGCATATCTAAACTCATTCACCTGGGTAGATTTGtcttatgtttttcttttcttctttttcagtgttaaatgtgtttgtttcttaggggtttttttttttctttcttccagaACTGTTTCATTTGGGAGAAACTAATATTAGcttaaaaatattgaacaacTGGAACAACTGGAATGCATCTTAGAATTATTCTTAAGTTGATAGATTAGTAAatggattaaaatatcaaacatcTTATAATCATTCTTCAGTTGATAGATTGATAATAgtcaaaaaaatcaaaattttgatttaatctaacatttaagaaaattcaGAGAATAATAGGAAATTCAAACTCAAGCCATCTAGAGATGATATCAAActaagaaaatttgttatatgcGTATTCAATTCCAGATTAAATgagtgaaattgaaaataaaataatgtaaaagaaattagaaattcattgttattaaaaaattggattgaaatatatctttaattgTATGGTATACACATATAAAAAGTAGCAAACTGATAAAGCTATCATAAAAATAACAGATCTTCAAGTTAAACCATTTTGCTCCTCACAAAGAGACTTGTAAACTTAAGCTAATGAAACTCTATGCACCCGAAcatattatcaataatttatcTAAGCAATAactaatacaaattaaattacatttgaTTTATGAAGTTATCTCGAGTCAAGATATTGACTCAGATTCAACTCAAATTACATTATTATGTAAATGTTACCCTAGAAAATATTAGGGTATAATTActgcaaaattttaatccaaaattaaaaattgaataatttgcTTTGTCTTACAACccacttattattatttaaaagacctgaaatcaaaatgatagaagatgaatataaatatatttagacattaaaatttataattcaaacaaaatctaaatatatgTGACTTTTTTTCTAGccaaaaatcaaacatttgaCTTAgtgattgataatataaatattatgtgacaagtgaaaataaatggaaataatatatatatatatatatatatactgagattgcaaaaataaaattaaagtaatgtAAAATAAACGCAAAGTAAGAAACCAAGCTTTTTCAAGTAAGATTCAAACTCATGTCCCTGGGGCTCCAAGATAACACATAGGTGCCAAACTAGTCGGTAGACGACTTTCTTTGTACATTGACCAATATcccaaatcaaaatatttatccacatacctatatatatatgtaaattagaTATCAATAGAAACACTGGGTTGCTAAACTAGctgttttgtaaatatgtcTTTTAAGAtttgtgattttaaaaatatagcaaaaacaattaaatccatatttttatagatttaattattataatttgtttttgtcatttttgtaaatagtaaGGTGGGTGTgttatagatttaattattataatttgtttttgtcatttttctaacAATATAGTAACTAACTGggtttgaaagattttttataaaaaaattaatttgtagatttatcagtttgaaatttaaatatggatatcaaaatcttgaaataaaagtaaatagaaacaaaaccaGAAACTACTATGTACTACTCATCGAGAATGTTTTGCAATTTAGGGATtaaaccaaattcaaatttaaaacttaaaaggactaaaagtatatttatatataaaaaaaaaaagatgtagGGCAAAATAGTAACAAACCCGAAATTTAGgcaaagaaatataattttatttatatattataaaaaaaattaatatttgaaaattgattactaaaataaacaaagaattgtaaaaccctaaattgaaaccaaaatataaattaaataccCGAAAgaagaattttcattttcattttgtaaagTAAAACGATAGACCCATACGATACAAACTATAAATCTCGCATCGTCCCGATATCCTCCCGGTTCCAACTCTCCGTTTCCGTCTTTCTTTTCGATTCTCCTCCAAATCCTCttttcttcgtcttcttcgaATCTCTACTATTCAAAACCTTCCctaatttcttcttccccTTCTCCGATCTGACGGTGACCCCATTCGAAGCTTCTCCTTTCGCCAAGCTTTCTCTCCGCTATAAACTCTACCGCCACCGAACAATCCCTATCCCGAGATAATCCCAGTTTTGGGGTTTTCTCACTTATTCAAATCACTGGCTCTTTGATTTTGGGCTTATTTTACTCTGCATCTGCTGCGACTTGGAGGTTCTCTCTCGGTCTTGTTGGGTATGATATCTGAACTGGGGTTTTCTTTCGTTTCCGTTTGTGAGATGTAATTTATTGTTCTGGGAAGTTTTCAGATCCTTTCTAATGgggtttctttaatttaaagcTTCCTTGTTTGTACAAGATGTTAAGTCTTAATTTCTAGCAATTGAATATCTGGGTTGGTGGTATTTTGGATGATtgagttttttgtttctttgttagTTTTCTTACTCTTAATGGATGAgaaccattattattattatcattttttttttttgaaaaaaatcaatgggTTTTCACTGGCTTTGTTGATCTTTTTAGATAATTAAAGTTCATGGCAACTCTGAAAGACCTTCTTCCTGCTGTAAAGTCAACCACTGTAACTCACTATGATCATTCAAATGATCCGTGGTTCAAGCAGCGGTTTAGTTCCTCAGAAGCAGAGCAAACTTCTGTTATTAAGGTGAACCCTGTGCCACCTTACTTGAAGCGTGGTGGATTTGTTCCAAGGAAAGTAGAGGATTTTGGAGATGGTGGTTCTTTTCCAGAGATTCACATTGCTCAATACCCACTTGATATGGGTAGAGACAAATTATCGAAGCCAGGATCGAAGATCCTACCTATTACTGTCGATGCACTTGGAAATGTTGCATATGATGCTATTGTCAAGCAGAATGAAAATGCTAAAAAGATTGTCTATTCACAACATAAAGACCTCATTCCAAAGATTTTGAAAGATGATGAGATGagtgatgaagatgaagagttGCAGAAGGAGATTGAAGAAACAACTGAGGAAACGAAGTCTGCACttgaaaaaatagttaatgtGAGATTGAGTGCAGCCCAGCCTAAAAATGTTGCCAAACAGTCATCGGATTCAAAGTTTATCAAGTATAAGCCATCTCAACAATCAGCTGCATTTAATTCAGGTGCTAAGGAGAGGATAATTAGAATGGTTGAGATGCCAGTTGATCCGCTTGAGCCTCCAAAGTTCAAGCATAAACGTGTTCCTAGAGCTTCAGGGTCTCCACCTGTGCCTGTTATGCATTCCCCTCCTCGTCCTGTGACAGTGAAGGATCAACAAGATTGGAAGATTCCTCCTTGTATTTCAAATTGGAAGAATCCAAAAGGTTATACGATCCCACTTGACAAGCGTCTCGCAGCTGATGGTAGAGGCCTTCAAGAAGTTCAAATTAACGACAACTTTGCAAAGCTATCTGAAGCACTGTATGTTGCAGAACAGAAAGCAAGAGAAGCAGTTGCAATGAGATCTAAGGTTCAGAAAGAAATGCTTATGAAgcagaaggagaagaaagagcTGGAGCTCCGAGCATTGGCGCAGAAAGCACGATCTGAGAGAACCGGAGCTGCACCTCCTTCTTCAGTTCTTTATCCATCTGATAGAAACACAGTAGATACTTCTGAGATGAAAGGGGAGTTTGAGCGTgtaagagagaaagagaaggatttACCAAAGGAGTCAAGGGAGGAAAGGGAAGAGCGGTTGCAAAGGGAGAAGATTCGTGAAGAACGACGtagagaaagggaaagggaaagaaggcTGGAAGCTAAAGATGCTGCAATGGGAAAGAAGAGTAAGATCACAAGAGACAGAGATCGTGATATCAGTGAGAAGGTTGCACTTGGCATGGCCTCTACCGGAGCTGGTAGACAGGGAGAGGTTATGTATGACCAGAGGCTATTTAACCAAGATAAAGGAATGGACTCTGGATTTGCCAACGATGACCAGTACAACATATATGACAAGGGTTTATTTACCGCCCAGCCTACTCTCTCAACCCTTTACAGACCTAAAAAGGATACTGATTCTGATATGTATGGAGGTGCTGATGAACAGTTAGACAAGATAACAAAAACCGATCGTTTCAAACCAGACAAATCGTTTTCAGGCACTGCAGAAAGGTCTGGACCTAGAGATAGGCCAGTTGAGTTTGAGAGGGAGGTTGAAGAAGCTGATCCATTCGGACTTGACCAGTTCTTGACTGAAGTGAAGAAAGGTAAGAAGGCTATGGATAAGGTTGGGTCTGGTGGGACAATGAGAGCTGGTGGTGGTTCATCAATGAGAGATGGCTATGAGGGTGGCTCTGGTAGAACTCGCATTGGATTTGAAAGAGGCCACTAGGTACAATGCCATCAGTTTTTATCAGATttatttgagttataataCCACTTGGATTCTCTTCCATATAGGAGAACATCAGTAATTTCCCCAAGTGGTGCTTTCCCAAACTGCTTCTACAAAACTGCATTTGGATTGTACTTGTTTGCCTCTGTTATTGATTGTACTGTTTTATTTCTCCCTCTAATTTCTTGTGTTGGAACATTTTGTTAATGGGTTCAATTTTCACTAGTAAATTAACATTACCAGATGTTGTAGTAATTGTTGTACGATTCCACCTCTCTAGTTTATGCCATGTAAAAACATTTAACAGGACAAACTCAAGTCTTGAATCTTGATGTTGAAAGGAAAATGTGTTGGGAGGTGAAGAGTATATTATGTAGCCATATCTCAAGCATAACATAGTaccatttatgttttttctgtAGATTTGAGCATTTAagtattaataaattagttgaAACTTACGGGGCGCCTGACCCTTTTCCAACTTTAGATTTCAAACATCGACTTTGTAACTTAATTCATAATTCTAGACATCTAAATAACCTAATAACAAGCAAAAATATGCTTATTTCTACATGTTACATGTCTAAAAcctcttatttttataaaggGGACACAGTCTCTGCGATGGCTTGGAGActgtattttaaatatctaattataatcttatgttttgattaagtttattattttgaaattacttaaataataacaagaaAGAAGGTGGTTTGAAtcttatattttggtttttaaactttgtgttgttatattttagtCGAACTCTTGTATTAGTTTCTAAACTTTCTGTAGTTCTATTTTAGTTGAACTTTAAAGAGTATGTTTtagtctttaaacttttaaaagaatacGTTTGGTTATTGCCATTAAGATTCTGTTAATTGAATGACTAAGATGTCAAATAAGATAATCACTTCTAATAATtcagatttaatttttagttaaagaCTAGATAGTAAATTGATagttttatagaaaaaaaaatcactgtCGTCTAGATTTGATCGCTACTATTTTGATGCATTGTCATTCTAGTTCACTTTCTCACATACTTGATGCAATTTATCcacatataaactttttagCGTCGCAAGTTTGGAAttattttgtgattgattatgtatttcttttctctttcttttaattatttattcttcccattttttggttttaagaTTCCCTATGAAAATacttgtttatgattttgtagattttattttaaataagtatGAGTATTGtactcattttatttttctagtttattttactttcgTAAggatgttattttaaataagtatGAGTATTGtactcattttatttttctagtttattttttcgtaaggatgttattttaaataagtatGAGTACTGtactcattttatttttctagtttattttactttcgTAAGGATGTTAAACACAAATatgtcatttttattatttttttattctactcaaatgtctttcttcttatttcctttaagattttaatttagtaaataaataaagggtAGAGAGTTCAAGTTAGAGACTTAAGTTTTGGTGAAGAATTTAAGtttggttttatttaattaaagcGTATTAGTTATATTTCAATGTTATcataaaagatttatataataaattaacaagatttagtagttatttattaatttaattaatacgATCACTTTAGAGCATaatcatcaaaatataaaagactATGTCACCCACCATTTTTTAAAGAGTTAACAGAATTCTAATAGTACGAtcaaaaatatgtttgttttcaaaaatttaagaactaaaacaaacacttttaaaagtttataaactaaaataaaacaagatgCAAAGTTTAGggtcaaaaaatattttaacccaataataatgataactTTCATGTAGCAAAAACATCTTATGTTACGTTAAAACTCGgtgataataatattttaataaagcTTAGATATACTACCTCCAACAATAGTTCAATGTTCTCACACACATTAATGGTCtgaatattcatatttaaattaaagaaaataaaagaatatgttgaacattattaaatatgttatatatatagtcgTTTAGTGTTAAAATGTATTagttatcaaaatataacaaaattttaaattctagtGTGTATTAAAGagcatgattttttttttttgtaaataattacagtaattacaataatttttcatattatatatttgatgtttggtttttttttctctcc
Coding sequences:
- the LOC101203346 gene encoding SNW/SKI-interacting protein, with protein sequence MATLKDLLPAVKSTTVTHYDHSNDPWFKQRFSSSEAEQTSVIKVNPVPPYLKRGGFVPRKVEDFGDGGSFPEIHIAQYPLDMGRDKLSKPGSKILPITVDALGNVAYDAIVKQNENAKKIVYSQHKDLIPKILKDDEMSDEDEELQKEIEETTEETKSALEKIVNVRLSAAQPKNVAKQSSDSKFIKYKPSQQSAAFNSGAKERIIRMVEMPVDPLEPPKFKHKRVPRASGSPPVPVMHSPPRPVTVKDQQDWKIPPCISNWKNPKGYTIPLDKRLAADGRGLQEVQINDNFAKLSEALYVAEQKAREAVAMRSKVQKEMLMKQKEKKELELRALAQKARSERTGAAPPSSVLYPSDRNTVDTSEMKGEFERVREKEKDLPKESREEREERLQREKIREERRRERERERRLEAKDAAMGKKSKITRDRDRDISEKVALGMASTGAGRQGEVMYDQRLFNQDKGMDSGFANDDQYNIYDKGLFTAQPTLSTLYRPKKDTDSDMYGGADEQLDKITKTDRFKPDKSFSGTAERSGPRDRPVEFEREVEEADPFGLDQFLTEVKKGKKAMDKVGSGGTMRAGGGSSMRDGYEGGSGRTRIGFERGH